One segment of Gammaproteobacteria bacterium DNA contains the following:
- a CDS encoding acetone carboxylase subunit gamma, with the protein MSSYTKDQVQHLVEGSLDWDTTLRMLSMPKDKERFSLYLDVLQSKVSWHDRIVLPLSPHMYIVQQTKTKEWVVKCDCGHEFCDYRENWKLYANIYVRDTEEAMSEIYPKLMAPDVSWQVYREYYCPSCGTLHDVEAPTPWYPVIHDFEPDIEAFYQEWLDLPVPERAA; encoded by the coding sequence ATGTCTTCTTATACCAAAGATCAAGTACAGCACCTCGTCGAAGGGTCCCTGGATTGGGACACCACACTACGCATGTTGTCCATGCCCAAGGATAAGGAACGCTTTAGCCTCTATCTCGACGTGCTGCAAAGCAAGGTCAGTTGGCACGATCGCATCGTATTGCCGTTGAGTCCGCACATGTATATCGTGCAACAGACCAAAACCAAGGAATGGGTCGTGAAATGCGATTGTGGGCATGAGTTTTGCGATTACCGCGAGAACTGGAAGCTATACGCCAACATTTACGTGCGCGATACCGAGGAAGCCATGAGCGAAATTTATCCGAAGCTGATGGCCCCGGATGTCTCATGGCAAGTGTATCGCGAATACTATTGCCCGAGTTGCGGCACGCTGCATGACGTGGAAGCGCCGACCCCCTGGTATCCGGTGATTCATGATTTCGAGCCTGATATCGAGGCGTTCTATCAGGAATGGCTCGATTTGCCAGTGCCGGAACGGGCTGCTTGA
- a CDS encoding NAD(P)-dependent alcohol dehydrogenase, translating to MNAMMKATVFVAPGRIELTDKPIPEVGPNDALIRITTTTICGTDVHILKGEYPVKSGLTIGHEPVGVIEKLGANVQGYAEGQRVIAGAICPSFTSYGCQDGVPSQDGGGHGHGYKPMGGWRFGNTLDGAQAEYVRVPDAQANLAPVPDGLTDEQVLMCPDIMSTGFAGAEAANIRIGDTVVVFAQGPIGLCATAGAKLRGASTIIAVDGIDDRLQISRNMGADITLNFRQVDVVSEIMKMTGGRGVDASIEALGTQTTFETALRVLKPGGTLSSLGVYSSDLKIPLDAFHAGLGDNKIVTSLCPGGKERMRRLLNVVASGRADFGALVTHTYKLDDIVAAYELFANQRDGVLKVAIKPR from the coding sequence ATGAACGCCATGATGAAAGCAACCGTATTCGTTGCGCCCGGCCGTATCGAGTTGACCGACAAGCCGATTCCTGAGGTCGGTCCCAACGATGCGTTGATCCGTATTACCACCACCACCATTTGCGGCACCGATGTCCATATTCTGAAAGGCGAGTATCCGGTAAAATCTGGCCTAACCATCGGCCATGAACCGGTGGGTGTGATCGAAAAACTCGGTGCCAACGTGCAAGGCTATGCCGAAGGCCAGCGAGTGATCGCCGGCGCCATTTGTCCGAGTTTCACGTCCTATGGATGCCAGGATGGAGTTCCTTCCCAGGATGGCGGCGGCCACGGCCATGGCTACAAACCGATGGGAGGATGGCGCTTTGGCAATACCCTGGATGGTGCTCAGGCCGAGTATGTGCGAGTGCCCGATGCTCAAGCCAATCTCGCGCCGGTGCCGGACGGCCTCACCGACGAGCAGGTCTTGATGTGTCCCGACATCATGTCCACGGGCTTTGCCGGCGCGGAAGCCGCCAACATTCGCATTGGCGATACCGTGGTCGTGTTTGCTCAAGGTCCCATCGGCCTGTGCGCCACCGCCGGCGCGAAGCTGCGTGGGGCGAGCACGATCATCGCCGTCGACGGTATCGACGATCGGTTGCAAATCTCACGCAATATGGGCGCGGACATCACCTTGAATTTTCGCCAAGTCGATGTCGTCAGCGAGATCATGAAGATGACCGGGGGGCGCGGCGTGGATGCGTCGATCGAGGCGTTGGGCACGCAAACGACCTTTGAAACGGCACTGCGCGTGTTGAAGCCCGGCGGTACGTTATCCAGCCTCGGCGTCTATTCGAGCGATCTGAAGATTCCGCTCGATGCCTTTCATGCCGGTCTCGGCGATAACAAGATCGTGACTTCGCTGTGTCCAGGCGGCAAGGAACGAATGCGGCGGCTATTGAACGTGGTGGCTTCCGGCCGCGCCGACTTCGGTGCGCTGGTCACCCATACCTACAAACTCGACGACATTGTGGCCGCTTACGAACTATTCGCCAATCAGCGCGACGGCGTGCTAAAAGTGGCGATCAAACCGCGCTGA
- a CDS encoding hydantoinase B/oxoprolinase family protein encodes MNMMTSNAVQGPDLLKNGKTLKQFRDEILERTAATGHYNGLERLELREKDPIGYEKLFSKLRGGLVHARETAKKIAASPIVEQEGELCFTLYNAAGDCVLTSTGIIIHVGTMGAAIKYMIENGWEFNPGINPGDMFTNNDCQIGNVHPCDIATIVPIFWEDRLIGWVGGVTHVIDTGSITPGSMSTGQVQRFGDGYMITCRKTGINDMPLRDWLHESQRSVRTPKYWILDERTRIAGCHMIRELVEDVIREDGIDAYEKFAFEVIEEGRRGLQSRLKAMTLPGKYRKVAFVDVPYAHPDVQTSSAFAKLDTIMHSPCEMTIRADGTWRLDFEGASRWGWHSYNAHQVAFTSGIWVMMSQTLVPTQRINDGAYFGTQFHLPKGAWCNPDDRRTGHAYAWHFLVSGWSALWRGLSQAYFSRGYLEEVNAGNANTSNWLQGGGINQEGEIHAVNSFEASSCGTGACAIKDGLNHAAAIWNPEGDMGDIEIWEMAEPLLYMGRNVKANSGGYGKYRGGCGFETLRMVWKAQDWTMFFMGNGYMNSDWGTMGGYPPATGYRFEAHNTGLKERIEYGDSLPLGGDTNPAKPNYEHHIDATATIKRDQQCMTTEDCYDEYDLYLNYIRGGPGFGDPLDRDPQAITYDLNQKFILPEFALSVHGAVATQDDKGTWSVDAKKTEERRTQIRQERIARSVPTREWIKAERARIITKHASRPVRHMYATSFALSPKFLAEFKKFWRLPHDWKLMEEELDVPCYGSKYRMDLAKLPDVRTIVQVEE; translated from the coding sequence ATGAACATGATGACCTCCAACGCGGTACAAGGCCCCGATCTGTTGAAAAACGGCAAAACGCTCAAGCAGTTCCGCGATGAAATCCTCGAGCGCACCGCCGCCACCGGTCACTACAACGGCTTGGAACGGCTGGAATTACGCGAGAAAGATCCGATCGGTTATGAAAAACTGTTTTCCAAGCTGCGCGGTGGTCTGGTGCACGCTCGCGAGACGGCCAAGAAGATTGCGGCCAGCCCCATCGTCGAACAAGAAGGCGAATTGTGCTTCACGCTCTACAACGCGGCGGGCGACTGCGTGCTCACCTCGACCGGAATCATCATCCATGTGGGCACGATGGGCGCCGCGATCAAGTACATGATCGAGAACGGGTGGGAATTCAACCCCGGCATCAATCCTGGCGACATGTTCACCAATAACGATTGCCAGATCGGCAATGTCCACCCCTGCGACATCGCCACCATCGTCCCGATCTTCTGGGAGGATCGGCTGATCGGCTGGGTGGGCGGCGTTACCCACGTCATCGACACTGGCTCGATCACGCCAGGCTCGATGTCCACCGGTCAGGTGCAGCGTTTCGGTGACGGGTACATGATCACCTGCCGCAAAACCGGCATCAACGACATGCCGCTGCGCGACTGGCTGCACGAAAGCCAGCGTTCGGTGCGCACGCCGAAGTACTGGATTCTGGACGAGCGTACCCGCATCGCCGGTTGCCACATGATCCGCGAATTGGTCGAGGACGTGATTCGGGAAGACGGCATCGACGCCTACGAGAAATTCGCTTTCGAAGTGATCGAGGAAGGCCGTCGCGGCTTGCAATCCCGCCTCAAGGCCATGACCCTGCCGGGCAAGTACCGCAAGGTGGCGTTCGTGGACGTCCCTTACGCGCATCCGGACGTCCAGACCTCGTCGGCCTTCGCCAAACTCGACACGATCATGCACTCGCCCTGCGAAATGACGATTCGCGCGGACGGCACATGGCGCCTTGATTTCGAGGGCGCCAGCCGCTGGGGCTGGCATTCCTACAACGCCCATCAGGTCGCCTTCACCAGCGGCATCTGGGTGATGATGTCGCAGACGTTGGTTCCCACCCAGCGGATCAACGACGGCGCCTATTTCGGCACGCAATTTCATTTGCCCAAAGGGGCTTGGTGCAATCCCGACGACCGCCGCACCGGCCATGCCTATGCTTGGCACTTCCTGGTTTCCGGTTGGAGCGCGTTGTGGCGCGGCTTGTCGCAAGCCTACTTCAGTCGCGGCTATCTGGAAGAAGTCAACGCCGGCAACGCCAATACCTCCAACTGGCTCCAGGGTGGGGGAATCAATCAGGAAGGCGAAATCCACGCGGTGAACAGCTTTGAAGCCTCCTCGTGCGGCACTGGCGCCTGTGCGATCAAGGACGGCCTCAACCATGCCGCCGCCATCTGGAATCCGGAAGGCGACATGGGCGATATCGAGATTTGGGAAATGGCGGAGCCGCTGCTGTACATGGGCCGCAACGTCAAGGCTAATTCCGGCGGCTACGGCAAGTATCGCGGCGGCTGCGGCTTCGAAACGCTGCGCATGGTCTGGAAAGCCCAGGACTGGACTATGTTTTTCATGGGCAACGGTTACATGAACAGCGACTGGGGGACGATGGGCGGCTATCCACCCGCCACCGGTTACCGTTTCGAGGCGCATAACACCGGTCTCAAGGAACGGATCGAGTATGGCGACAGCTTGCCGCTGGGCGGCGATACTAATCCGGCCAAGCCGAACTACGAACACCATATCGACGCGACCGCCACCATCAAGCGCGACCAGCAGTGCATGACCACCGAGGATTGCTACGACGAGTACGATCTCTACCTCAATTACATTCGCGGTGGCCCTGGTTTCGGCGATCCGCTCGATCGCGATCCGCAAGCCATCACTTACGACTTGAACCAGAAGTTCATCCTGCCGGAGTTTGCCTTATCGGTGCACGGCGCGGTGGCAACCCAGGATGACAAGGGGACATGGTCGGTCGATGCCAAGAAGACCGAAGAGCGCCGCACCCAAATCCGCCAGGAACGAATCGCCCGTTCGGTGCCAACCCGCGAATGGATCAAGGCGGAGCGCGCGCGCATCATCACCAAGCATGCTTCGCGTCCGGTGCGGCACATGTATGCCACGAGCTTCGCGCTTTCTCCGAAATTCTTGGCGGAATTCAAGAAGTTCTGGCGATTGCCGCACGATTGGAAACTGATGGAGGAAGAGCTCGACGTGCCGTGTTATGGCTCGAAGTATCGGATGGACCTGGCGAAGCTACCGGATGTCAGGACCATCGTTCAGGTCGAAGAGTAA
- a CDS encoding enoyl-CoA hydratase/isomerase family protein, whose product MTTAYDDILYEINNGVATITINRPDKYNAFRAQTCEEMIDAFLKAGWDKKVGVIVLTGAGEKAFCTGGDQSAHAGHYDGRGVIGLPLEELQSVIRDVPKPVIAKVRGYAIGGGHVLALLCDLTLAAESARFGQVGPKVGSVDPGFGTAYMARVIGEKRAREVWYLCRQYTAAEAVQMGLANKAVPDAELDAEVEHWCAEILEKSPTALELAKRSFNADTAHIAGISSLGLKAVSLFYGTEESQEGVQAFQEKRKPKFHD is encoded by the coding sequence ATGACGACCGCTTACGACGACATTCTGTACGAGATCAACAACGGCGTCGCTACTATCACCATCAACCGCCCGGATAAATACAACGCTTTCCGCGCCCAAACCTGCGAGGAAATGATCGATGCCTTTCTGAAGGCAGGATGGGATAAAAAAGTGGGCGTCATCGTCTTGACCGGAGCGGGCGAAAAGGCTTTTTGCACCGGCGGCGATCAATCGGCGCACGCTGGCCATTACGACGGCCGTGGGGTAATCGGCCTGCCGTTGGAAGAACTGCAAAGCGTAATTCGCGACGTGCCCAAGCCGGTGATCGCCAAGGTGCGCGGTTACGCCATCGGCGGTGGCCACGTCCTGGCGCTGCTGTGCGATTTGACCTTGGCCGCCGAATCGGCCCGGTTTGGCCAAGTCGGTCCCAAGGTCGGTTCGGTCGATCCCGGTTTCGGCACCGCCTACATGGCGCGGGTCATCGGCGAGAAGCGGGCGCGGGAAGTCTGGTACCTCTGCCGCCAGTACACCGCCGCCGAAGCGGTGCAAATGGGCCTGGCGAATAAGGCCGTGCCCGACGCCGAACTGGATGCCGAAGTCGAGCACTGGTGCGCGGAAATCTTGGAGAAAAGCCCGACCGCGCTGGAGTTGGCCAAACGTTCCTTCAATGCCGACACCGCCCACATCGCCGGGATTTCCTCATTGGGCCTCAAGGCCGTCAGCCTGTTCTACGGCACCGAGGAATCCCAGGAAGGCGTGCAAGCGTTCCAGGAAAAACGTAAACCAAAATTCCACGACTGA
- a CDS encoding acetoacetate--CoA ligase, protein MNDKRHPNRPLWTPDPAWSATTRIAAFTQHARAISGAALASYADLHAWSVAAPEQFWLAVWEFCGVVGERGERILVDPERMPGARWFPDARLNFAQNLLRDCANPEALVFWGENKVQRRLSRTELRQQVAQFAAALTATGVGVGDRVAAYLPNLPETIIAMLAVASIGAVFTSASPDFGVQGVLDRFNQTEPKVLIACDGYWYNGKAIDIRDKLAELAPRLPSVERLILVPYLHNEADMQATELPKAVSWARFVAPHTAVTEPEFIPLPFDHPLYILYSSGTTGIPKCIVHGAGGTLLQHLKEHQLHTDIREGDRLFYFTTCGWMMWNWLASGLASGATLLLYDGSPFVEQGRILWNYAQAERMTHFGTSAKYLDALEKSGIKPRETHELHHLRVVTSTGSPLVSERFDFVYAAIKSDLQLSSISGGTDIMGCFVLGNPALPVWRGEIQCKGLGLAVDVWDDEGRPIRERKGELVCTRPFPSMPVGFLNDPDGKKYQAAYFERFPGVWCHGDFCEVTAHDGLIIHGRSDATLNPGGVRIGTAEIYRQVEKLPEVIESIVIGQDWRGDVRVILFVKLQDGIELDDDLIAMIKRTIRDNATPRHVPAKVLQVTEIPRTKSGKIVELAVRNIVHGQPVQNIEALANPEALALFADRHELRE, encoded by the coding sequence ATGAATGATAAGAGGCATCCTAATCGACCGCTGTGGACACCTGATCCAGCTTGGAGCGCCACGACGCGAATAGCGGCTTTTACCCAGCATGCTCGTGCCATCTCTGGCGCGGCCCTGGCGTCGTATGCGGACTTGCACGCCTGGTCAGTCGCCGCGCCTGAGCAGTTCTGGCTGGCGGTCTGGGAATTCTGCGGGGTGGTGGGTGAACGCGGGGAACGAATACTCGTCGATCCCGAGCGAATGCCGGGCGCGCGCTGGTTCCCCGACGCCCGCCTCAACTTCGCCCAGAACCTGCTGCGGGATTGCGCCAACCCGGAAGCCCTCGTGTTCTGGGGCGAAAACAAAGTCCAGCGCCGGTTGTCGCGGACCGAACTGCGTCAGCAGGTCGCCCAGTTCGCGGCAGCCTTAACCGCTACTGGCGTCGGCGTTGGCGACCGCGTCGCCGCCTATCTACCCAATCTGCCGGAAACCATCATCGCGATGTTGGCGGTGGCCAGCATCGGCGCGGTTTTCACCAGCGCCTCACCGGATTTCGGCGTTCAGGGCGTGCTTGACCGGTTCAACCAGACCGAACCCAAGGTGCTGATCGCCTGCGATGGCTACTGGTATAACGGCAAGGCCATCGATATTCGGGACAAGCTGGCCGAACTCGCGCCGCGGCTTCCCAGTGTGGAACGCCTGATTCTGGTTCCTTATCTGCATAATGAGGCGGACATGCAGGCGACGGAATTGCCCAAAGCGGTGTCCTGGGCGCGCTTCGTCGCACCTCATACGGCGGTGACCGAACCCGAATTTATCCCACTACCCTTCGATCATCCGCTCTACATCCTATATTCCTCGGGCACGACCGGCATTCCCAAATGCATCGTGCACGGTGCGGGCGGGACGCTGTTGCAGCATCTAAAGGAACATCAGCTCCACACCGACATCCGGGAAGGCGACCGCCTATTCTATTTCACCACCTGCGGCTGGATGATGTGGAACTGGCTGGCGTCCGGGCTGGCATCCGGCGCGACCCTGTTGCTGTACGATGGCAGCCCCTTTGTCGAACAGGGCCGGATTCTCTGGAACTACGCCCAAGCCGAGCGCATGACCCATTTTGGTACCTCGGCCAAGTATCTTGACGCTCTGGAAAAAAGCGGGATCAAACCGAGGGAAACCCATGAGTTGCACCATCTGCGGGTCGTTACGTCTACCGGCAGCCCGTTGGTCTCTGAACGCTTCGACTTCGTGTACGCCGCCATCAAGTCGGATTTGCAGCTTTCCTCGATTTCCGGCGGCACCGACATCATGGGCTGCTTCGTGCTCGGGAATCCTGCATTGCCGGTCTGGCGTGGCGAGATTCAATGCAAAGGGCTGGGCTTGGCGGTCGATGTCTGGGATGACGAAGGTCGTCCGATTCGGGAAAGAAAGGGCGAGTTGGTCTGCACGCGTCCGTTTCCGTCCATGCCGGTCGGTTTCTTGAACGATCCCGACGGCAAGAAATATCAGGCCGCTTACTTCGAGCGTTTTCCCGGTGTCTGGTGCCACGGCGATTTTTGCGAAGTGACCGCGCACGACGGCTTGATTATCCATGGCCGTTCGGACGCCACCCTCAATCCGGGCGGCGTCCGCATCGGTACCGCCGAGATCTATCGGCAGGTCGAGAAGCTGCCGGAAGTGATCGAATCGATCGTGATCGGGCAAGACTGGCGAGGCGACGTACGCGTCATCCTGTTCGTGAAGCTCCAGGACGGCATCGAACTCGATGACGACTTGATCGCCATGATCAAGCGGACGATTCGGGACAACGCCACGCCGCGCCACGTACCGGCGAAGGTGCTGCAAGTCACCGAGATTCCCCGCACCAAGAGCGGCAAGATCGTTGAGCTGGCGGTGCGCAACATCGTCCATGGCCAACCGGTCCAGAACATCGAGGCGCTCGCCAACCCGGAAGCTCTTGCGCTGTTCGCTGATCGCCATGAATTGCGAGAATGA